The Thermoplasmataceae archaeon genome has a segment encoding these proteins:
- a CDS encoding acetate--CoA ligase family protein, giving the protein MSSVLLDSILKGPDPDEYTVKKLIREYGIPAPRSVLAVESTDYSKLKFPVVIKVSDPRILHKSDVGGVVTGIQNIDRLIDEIRKMQKKFPNSRILAEEMASPGLEIIIGLVKDINFGNVIMLGMGGIYTELYHDVVFRLTPIDRKDAGDMIDSTSIRIFEKSFRGITVNRNSVIDVLMSVSRLSVDIGESLEMLDLNPVIVNADMATAVDAKLILTRRTTS; this is encoded by the coding sequence TTGAGTTCAGTCCTACTAGACAGTATTTTAAAGGGTCCTGATCCGGATGAATATACAGTAAAGAAACTTATCCGGGAATATGGAATACCCGCCCCCCGTTCCGTCCTCGCAGTTGAATCAACAGATTACTCGAAACTCAAATTTCCCGTTGTGATAAAGGTCTCAGATCCCAGAATACTCCACAAATCTGATGTTGGTGGGGTCGTGACTGGCATACAGAATATTGATCGCCTTATAGATGAAATACGTAAAATGCAGAAGAAATTTCCCAATTCAAGGATATTAGCGGAGGAAATGGCCTCTCCTGGATTGGAAATAATCATAGGACTAGTCAAGGACATAAATTTCGGCAACGTGATAATGCTCGGAATGGGCGGAATCTACACGGAACTTTACCATGACGTTGTGTTCAGGCTCACCCCAATAGACAGGAAGGATGCCGGAGACATGATTGATTCAACAAGCATTCGTATATTTGAAAAGAGTTTCAGAGGGATAACGGTGAACAGGAACTCTGTTATCGATGTTCTCATGAGCGTCTCCAGGTTGTCTGTAGACATAGGAGAGAGTCTGGAAATGCTAGACCTGAATCCTGTAATTGTGAATGCAGATATGGCAACGGCAGTTGACGCTAAGCTGATCTTGACGCGAAGAACTACTTCATAA
- a CDS encoding CoA-binding protein: protein MLEDLFTPESIAVIGASKDETKIGHVILKNLVTTGFSGKIYPVNPSSSEILGLQCYKSLTEIKKPVTVAVIILPARLVPGTVEECIRSRVSFVIIISGGFAETGEEGKELSERISGMLKASETRVIGPNTVGIYLPYSRVNTTLTSSDRVAFPGPGNVGFISQSGALGLLTMDTISEYGLGISAFINLGNRIDLTESDFLEHFLSDSNTRSIAIYMESVSSGRSFYEMVKRINTLKPIVVLKAGRTEQSAKAASLHTGAMASNDSVFDGMLAQAGCVRAFDETELMDYAKVLAYSKLMGGNRIAILTTAGGVGVISTDQISDLSLRPSLQMAKLAEDTRSDVRGTIVAFGSAENPIDLTADGSVDDYDRVLSIVTRDPGVDAVLVYALPQTPKMGPAVVDVVERHMKSGKPIIVGVLGFKMAKDLLREFERRQIPAYPTVSRSVKALRALYAYSRFRGDRL, encoded by the coding sequence ATGCTTGAAGACTTATTCACCCCAGAGTCTATCGCCGTTATAGGTGCTTCTAAGGACGAAACCAAGATAGGCCATGTTATTCTCAAAAACCTCGTAACTACAGGATTTTCAGGTAAAATATACCCGGTGAATCCTTCCTCATCAGAAATACTTGGACTGCAATGTTATAAGTCTCTTACTGAAATTAAAAAGCCGGTAACGGTTGCAGTAATCATCCTTCCTGCTCGCCTTGTGCCTGGCACGGTTGAAGAATGCATAAGATCACGAGTGAGTTTCGTAATAATTATCAGTGGAGGCTTCGCCGAAACTGGAGAAGAAGGTAAAGAACTATCAGAAAGAATTTCCGGTATGTTGAAAGCTTCCGAGACCAGAGTTATAGGGCCAAATACCGTCGGCATCTACCTGCCCTATTCAAGAGTCAATACAACTCTGACGTCTTCGGACCGCGTTGCATTTCCTGGCCCGGGAAATGTAGGATTTATATCGCAGAGTGGGGCTCTTGGACTTCTGACCATGGATACGATCTCCGAATATGGCCTTGGGATATCGGCATTCATAAATCTCGGAAACCGTATTGACCTCACGGAAAGTGACTTTCTTGAACACTTCCTCTCTGACAGTAATACCAGAAGCATAGCCATATACATGGAAAGCGTGTCTTCCGGCAGATCATTTTATGAAATGGTGAAGCGAATCAACACATTGAAACCCATAGTTGTTCTAAAAGCAGGAAGAACCGAACAGTCAGCAAAGGCAGCTTCACTTCACACGGGCGCAATGGCCTCAAATGATTCAGTCTTTGATGGCATGCTCGCACAGGCTGGATGCGTGAGGGCGTTTGATGAAACAGAACTTATGGATTATGCTAAAGTGCTTGCATATTCCAAGTTAATGGGTGGAAACCGGATTGCCATCCTGACGACGGCTGGCGGTGTGGGTGTAATCTCTACAGATCAAATATCGGACCTGTCCCTGAGACCCTCATTGCAGATGGCAAAACTTGCTGAAGACACAAGGTCAGATGTCAGGGGGACAATTGTGGCATTCGGATCTGCTGAGAATCCTATTGATTTGACAGCTGACGGAAGCGTGGACGATTACGACAGGGTACTGAGCATTGTAACCAGAGATCCCGGAGTAGACGCCGTTCTTGTCTATGCATTACCCCAGACGCCAAAAATGGGGCCGGCGGTCGTGGATGTTGTGGAGAGGCATATGAAGTCCGGAAAACCAATAATTGTCGGTGTTCTTGGCTTCAAAATGGCGAAAGATTTGCTCAGGGAATTCGAACGCAGGCAGATACCTGCGTATCCTACCGTATCGAGAAGCGTGAAAGCTTTGAGAGCCCTATACGCATACAGCCGTTTCAGGGGTGACAGACTTTGA
- the mtnA gene encoding S-methyl-5-thioribose-1-phosphate isomerase — MKVIVDGEEKNLFAVWYENDTVRLVDQRKLPEKIEIFDAKNTDDIVHAIKDMLVRGAPAIGVTAAFGLAMAKHNEENMDSAVDKISKTRPTAFDLFKAIKYMKENNFDLSSARRYSNEISGRSKRIGEFGNNLIRQDGRILTHCNAGALAVVDWGTALAPIRIAARQGKKPFVFVDETRPRLQGAKLTAWELQQEGIDHAIIADNAAGYFMKKGEVDIVIVGADRIARNGDFANKIGTYEKAVVAKANGIPFYVAAPGSTFDFSIETGDDIPIEERGQEEVLLVGDTRIGPSGSMARNPAFDVTPNEYVSGFITEYGIFRPSELSRMRSMMANDLFMR; from the coding sequence ATGAAGGTTATTGTCGACGGAGAGGAAAAGAACCTGTTTGCTGTATGGTATGAAAATGATACAGTAAGGCTTGTAGATCAGAGAAAACTCCCGGAAAAGATTGAAATTTTCGACGCCAAGAACACTGACGACATCGTCCATGCCATAAAAGATATGCTTGTTCGCGGTGCTCCCGCGATAGGTGTAACTGCCGCGTTTGGTTTGGCTATGGCAAAACACAATGAAGAAAACATGGACTCCGCAGTGGACAAGATCTCAAAGACAAGACCCACGGCGTTTGACCTTTTTAAGGCAATAAAATACATGAAAGAAAATAATTTCGATCTGAGCTCAGCCAGGAGATATTCAAACGAAATCTCCGGTAGAAGCAAGAGGATAGGTGAATTTGGAAACAATCTTATAAGGCAGGATGGTAGAATCCTCACTCACTGCAATGCTGGAGCACTCGCGGTTGTTGATTGGGGCACTGCACTTGCCCCCATCAGGATTGCAGCCAGGCAGGGAAAAAAGCCGTTCGTATTTGTGGACGAAACCCGGCCAAGGCTTCAGGGCGCCAAGCTCACGGCGTGGGAGCTTCAGCAGGAAGGCATAGACCACGCGATCATTGCGGACAACGCTGCCGGATATTTCATGAAGAAAGGCGAAGTTGACATTGTGATAGTTGGGGCTGATAGGATAGCCAGAAACGGAGACTTTGCCAACAAGATTGGAACGTACGAAAAAGCAGTGGTTGCCAAGGCTAACGGAATCCCGTTCTACGTGGCTGCTCCCGGCAGCACCTTTGATTTCTCAATCGAGACGGGGGATGACATTCCCATAGAAGAGAGAGGCCAGGAAGAAGTGCTTCTTGTTGGTGATACCCGCATCGGACCCTCCGGGAGCATGGCAAGAAATCCGGCTTTTGACGTTACCCCAAATGAGTACGTTTCCGGATTCATAACCGAATATGGCATTTTCCGCCCGTCGGAGCTTTCAAGAATGAGAAGCATGATGGCAAATGACCTGTTCATGAGATGA
- the trpS gene encoding tryptophan--tRNA ligase, whose amino-acid sequence MAEDQDDLRSIEQITDEEDKLKKLRELDSDNEKLVSQFGASSISEIKELPDFYTFRNGLIYSHRNFDIFLRRLKSGEKSAVVSGFNASMTPHIGHISVFDTNLYFQREHNVQVFMPISDDESYVSGKINDQEEGLKNSILIARAMIAFGYDLKKTHIIIDQIFTQIYNLAIKLSRGINMSEIKAVYGYSNDKNTGLHFYPAIQSAHIIFPNTLGYRNVIVPIGPDEDAHLRVCRDVAEKFGFEKPAVLHSRFLMGTDGTKMSKSKNNAIFLMDSLKSIRKKVMNSYSGGRVSIEEHRKLGGIPEIDVSFQYLKSYFLSPKDSENLYARYKSGEILTGELKTMLFERISKRIEDFQSKYEKIGRKEIMQVLMVNTQVDLDYIFDRLGL is encoded by the coding sequence ATGGCAGAAGATCAGGATGATCTTAGATCAATAGAACAAATAACTGACGAGGAAGATAAATTAAAAAAACTCCGGGAATTAGATTCTGACAATGAAAAACTTGTCTCGCAATTTGGTGCTAGCTCAATTTCCGAAATAAAGGAACTTCCAGACTTCTACACATTTAGAAACGGGCTGATATATTCCCACCGGAATTTCGACATATTCCTAAGGAGATTGAAATCCGGGGAGAAAAGCGCTGTTGTTTCTGGCTTCAATGCCAGCATGACCCCTCATATAGGTCACATATCTGTCTTTGACACCAATCTCTATTTCCAGAGGGAACATAATGTGCAGGTTTTCATGCCAATTTCGGACGACGAAAGCTATGTTTCCGGAAAGATCAACGACCAGGAGGAGGGCCTGAAAAATTCTATTCTCATTGCCAGGGCCATGATTGCTTTTGGGTATGATCTGAAGAAGACGCACATTATAATAGACCAGATTTTTACCCAAATTTACAATCTTGCTATCAAGCTGTCCCGGGGGATAAATATGTCTGAGATCAAGGCAGTATACGGTTACTCTAATGACAAGAATACTGGCTTGCATTTTTACCCCGCTATCCAGTCAGCCCACATCATCTTCCCGAATACCTTGGGATACCGGAATGTTATCGTTCCCATTGGACCGGACGAAGATGCCCACCTCAGGGTATGTCGTGATGTAGCTGAAAAGTTCGGGTTTGAAAAGCCTGCGGTATTACATTCCAGATTCCTGATGGGAACAGACGGGACCAAGATGTCGAAATCAAAGAACAATGCCATATTTCTTATGGATAGCCTAAAGAGCATCCGGAAGAAGGTCATGAACTCATACAGCGGCGGCCGGGTGTCCATTGAGGAACACAGGAAGCTCGGCGGTATCCCGGAAATAGATGTTTCATTCCAGTACCTGAAGAGTTACTTTCTATCTCCGAAGGACTCTGAGAATCTCTATGCCCGGTATAAGAGCGGAGAGATCCTCACCGGCGAACTCAAAACGATGCTATTTGAGAGAATTAGTAAAAGAATTGAGGATTTTCAATCAAAGTATGAAAAGATTGGGAGAAAGGAAATCATGCAGGTATTGATGGTTAACACTCAGGTTGACTTGGACTATATTTTCGACCGGCTCGGTTTGTGA
- a CDS encoding DNA-directed RNA polymerase subunit H — MGKFNVLQHDLVPEHHLVDAKEEQKILKELNVAKDLLPKISRNDPAVKALEEIHGPLENGRMIKIIRRSPTVGLSTYYRVVTGEVFK, encoded by the coding sequence ATGGGGAAGTTCAACGTATTGCAGCATGATTTGGTGCCTGAGCATCATCTCGTTGATGCTAAAGAGGAACAGAAGATTCTGAAAGAGTTAAATGTCGCAAAGGATTTACTCCCTAAGATCAGCAGGAATGATCCGGCTGTAAAGGCTCTTGAGGAGATACACGGGCCTCTGGAGAACGGGAGAATGATTAAGATTATCAGAAGGAGCCCGACGGTGGGGCTATCTACATATTATAGAGTTGTGACTGGTGAGGTTTTTAAATGA
- a CDS encoding DNA-directed RNA polymerase subunit B has protein sequence MRELVDVFFKKESVVNHQIESMNYFVASKDNPDNIMQQIVDDTKISDDSEPGIMTLDPAKTQNRKIEIRYGRVREKNRPIGPSTIWVDRPEIKEASGASNQITPNEARLRDLNYMAPINLELRVIEDGIEKEPETIKIGDIPVMVRSRVCTLAEGNLDLYVEKNNGPVNATRKEKLQYVGEDPEDAGGYFIIGGSERVIVSLEDLAPNKILVEFEEKYESRVEVAKVFSQRGGFRALTSIEKGNDGIISVSIPSVAGTIPIVILMKALGLEKDVDVHNSIATVQKMDPIIYANIEEAKNPKIFPPNGISNTEDAISYIEKRFAAGQAKEFREKKVSQMLDKSLLPHLGDTEADRLKKAIYLGRMARSLLELNLGIRKEDDKDHLANKRIKLAGDLLDELFRNAFQSVLKDLKYQLERTYNRKKGIRLRPAVRQDLLTQKILHAMATGNWIGGRTGVSQLLDRVSNVSTLSHLRRIISPLTRSQPHFEARDLHPTQWGRICPNETPEGQNCGLVKNAALIINVTEGIDPEIVLEFLKGMDVKEILEENPNTGRVYLNGDFIGYHDDPAKLTNQIRSERRKGKLPDDVNVRFDFETREVIINCDRGRIRRPLLTLNNGTTVLTREMLKKLEGGEYQLRDLVKKGAMEWIDAEEEENLYIAVYGYDFPEKCPNCGSYLYRSKLDWINHGESGSDKVILQCQECKATFDGKNLLTEEYTHMEIDPSLILGVVASITPYPEHNSSPRITMAAAMTKQSIGLSSTNFRIRTDTRGHVLHYPQIPLVKTKIMDFIKYDKKPAGQNFVVAILSYQGYNIQDALIMNKAAVERGLGRSTFFRTYTAEERRYPGGQEDKFEIPTHDVLGARAEESYKNLDENGVIFPESYVEGADVLVGKTSPPRFLEEGGDKLGPQRRRESSITMRPNENGFVDNVILTVSESNSRVVKIKVRSERIPELGDKFASRHGQKGVIGSVVPQEDMPFTEDGIIPDLVINPHAIPSRMTVGHILEMIGGQVASMKGEIIDGTIFSGEPETSLREGLRKFGFRKSSEESMYDGITGRKYEADIFTGIIYYQKLHHMVAGKFHARSRGPVQILTRQPTEGRSRQGGLRFGEMERDTLIAHGAAMVIKDRLLDQSDGTILYVCGNPKCGHIAILDRRRGTLRCPVCGNTGNIHPVETSYAFKLMRDELNSLGVIMRLNLGDMK, from the coding sequence ATGAGAGAACTTGTTGATGTATTTTTCAAGAAAGAAAGTGTTGTGAACCATCAAATTGAATCAATGAATTATTTTGTTGCGTCGAAGGACAACCCAGACAACATAATGCAGCAGATCGTGGACGATACAAAGATCTCTGATGACAGTGAACCAGGCATAATGACGCTTGATCCTGCGAAGACACAGAACCGTAAAATTGAGATCAGATACGGAAGAGTCAGGGAAAAAAACAGGCCTATTGGGCCTTCTACCATATGGGTAGACAGGCCAGAGATAAAGGAAGCTTCAGGCGCTTCAAATCAAATTACGCCCAATGAGGCGAGACTGAGAGATTTGAATTACATGGCTCCAATAAACCTTGAACTGAGGGTTATTGAGGATGGAATAGAGAAAGAGCCCGAAACAATTAAGATCGGGGATATTCCAGTAATGGTCAGATCGAGAGTGTGTACGCTGGCTGAAGGTAACCTTGATCTTTATGTGGAAAAGAACAATGGTCCAGTTAATGCTACAAGGAAGGAAAAGCTGCAATACGTGGGAGAGGACCCGGAGGATGCAGGCGGATACTTCATTATCGGGGGATCAGAGAGAGTCATAGTTTCGCTCGAGGATCTTGCCCCAAACAAGATTCTCGTTGAATTCGAGGAGAAGTACGAATCCAGGGTAGAAGTGGCAAAAGTGTTCTCTCAGAGAGGAGGATTCAGGGCCCTCACTTCCATTGAAAAAGGGAACGACGGCATAATAAGTGTTTCAATTCCAAGCGTTGCAGGTACAATACCTATAGTTATCCTGATGAAGGCGCTCGGGCTCGAGAAGGATGTGGATGTTCACAATTCTATAGCAACTGTCCAGAAGATGGACCCCATCATTTACGCTAATATCGAAGAAGCAAAGAACCCTAAAATTTTCCCACCAAATGGCATATCCAATACCGAAGACGCCATTTCTTACATAGAAAAGAGATTCGCTGCTGGCCAGGCTAAGGAATTCAGGGAAAAGAAAGTTTCACAGATGCTGGACAAGTCACTTCTTCCACATCTTGGTGACACTGAAGCTGACAGGCTAAAAAAGGCAATATATCTTGGCAGGATGGCCAGGTCACTCCTTGAGCTGAACCTTGGGATCAGGAAGGAGGATGATAAAGATCATCTTGCGAATAAGAGAATTAAACTCGCTGGAGATCTGCTTGATGAGCTCTTCAGAAACGCATTTCAGTCTGTGCTCAAGGATCTTAAGTACCAGCTTGAGCGAACTTATAACAGGAAAAAGGGGATCAGGCTCAGACCTGCTGTTAGACAGGATCTGCTCACACAGAAGATTCTTCACGCCATGGCAACGGGTAACTGGATCGGAGGCAGAACCGGTGTTTCGCAACTCCTGGATAGGGTTTCAAACGTGAGTACCCTGAGCCATCTCAGGAGGATAATATCACCGCTGACCAGATCTCAACCACACTTCGAAGCCAGGGATTTGCATCCTACACAGTGGGGTAGAATCTGCCCTAATGAGACTCCGGAAGGTCAGAATTGCGGTCTCGTGAAAAATGCTGCGCTCATAATTAATGTAACTGAGGGCATTGATCCGGAAATTGTTCTGGAATTCCTGAAAGGAATGGACGTCAAGGAGATCCTCGAAGAGAACCCTAATACTGGAAGAGTGTACCTCAATGGAGACTTCATAGGTTATCATGACGATCCGGCAAAACTTACAAATCAGATCAGAAGTGAGAGGAGGAAAGGAAAACTCCCAGACGATGTCAATGTGAGATTTGATTTTGAGACAAGAGAAGTGATCATTAACTGCGACAGGGGAAGGATAAGAAGACCGCTCCTGACATTGAACAACGGGACTACTGTCCTCACAAGAGAGATGCTGAAAAAGTTAGAAGGCGGAGAATATCAACTCAGAGATCTCGTAAAAAAAGGTGCCATGGAGTGGATAGACGCCGAGGAGGAAGAAAACCTCTACATTGCCGTTTATGGCTACGATTTCCCCGAAAAGTGTCCAAACTGCGGATCATACCTTTACAGGAGCAAACTTGATTGGATCAATCATGGTGAGTCTGGCAGCGATAAGGTAATTCTCCAGTGTCAGGAATGCAAGGCGACTTTCGACGGAAAGAACCTTCTGACAGAGGAATACACGCATATGGAGATCGATCCGTCGCTTATTCTAGGCGTTGTAGCTTCCATAACCCCATACCCTGAACATAACTCATCTCCTAGAATCACAATGGCAGCAGCCATGACAAAACAGTCAATAGGACTTTCAAGCACAAATTTCAGGATAAGGACAGATACGAGGGGGCATGTACTTCACTACCCACAGATTCCCCTTGTAAAGACCAAAATAATGGATTTCATAAAGTATGACAAGAAACCTGCCGGACAAAATTTTGTGGTGGCTATACTTTCCTATCAGGGATACAATATCCAGGATGCTCTTATAATGAACAAGGCTGCTGTTGAGCGCGGTCTAGGGAGGAGCACATTTTTCAGAACATATACTGCTGAGGAAAGAAGATACCCTGGCGGGCAGGAGGACAAGTTTGAGATACCCACTCACGACGTACTAGGGGCAAGAGCGGAGGAGAGCTACAAAAACTTGGACGAAAACGGTGTAATTTTTCCGGAATCTTACGTCGAAGGTGCCGATGTTCTAGTGGGAAAGACTTCGCCGCCGAGATTTCTGGAAGAGGGCGGAGACAAACTTGGCCCACAGAGGAGGAGAGAATCATCAATTACCATGAGGCCCAACGAGAACGGTTTCGTGGACAATGTTATACTCACCGTCTCCGAGAGCAACAGCAGGGTTGTTAAGATCAAGGTCAGGAGTGAGAGAATACCTGAATTGGGCGACAAGTTTGCGTCCAGACACGGCCAGAAGGGAGTCATAGGTTCAGTGGTCCCGCAGGAGGACATGCCCTTCACAGAGGACGGAATAATCCCAGATCTCGTAATCAATCCACATGCCATACCATCAAGGATGACCGTGGGTCATATACTAGAGATGATAGGTGGCCAAGTAGCTTCCATGAAGGGGGAGATTATTGACGGTACCATATTCAGTGGAGAACCCGAGACAAGCCTGAGAGAAGGGCTTAGAAAGTTTGGATTCAGGAAGTCATCCGAGGAAAGTATGTACGACGGCATAACGGGCAGGAAATATGAGGCTGATATCTTTACGGGTATTATTTATTACCAGAAGCTCCACCATATGGTGGCTGGCAAGTTCCATGCAAGGTCCAGAGGACCGGTGCAGATACTCACGAGGCAGCCTACAGAGGGAAGGTCGAGGCAGGGTGGCCTGAGATTCGGTGAAATGGAGCGCGACACCCTCATTGCCCATGGTGCTGCAATGGTTATAAAGGACAGGCTGCTGGACCAGAGCGATGGTACCATACTTTATGTGTGTGGAAACCCCAAATGCGGCCATATCGCGATCCTCGACAGGAGGAGAGGAACACTTCGCTGTCCAGTGTGTGGCAACACTGGAAATATTCATCCGGTAGAGACAAGTTACGCCTTCAAGCTTATGAGGGATGAACTGAACTCTCTTGGAGTTATTATGAGACTTAATTTAGGTGATATGAAATGA